The following coding sequences are from one Pocillopora verrucosa isolate sample1 chromosome 5, ASM3666991v2, whole genome shotgun sequence window:
- the LOC136281033 gene encoding uncharacterized protein — translation MFSTDGGKSDPVRLFKLWLSKRPEGMKNTGPLYLSIINRPKSADFWYTKVRMGQITIGNLIKSMASCLRTNKKLTNHSMKKTLVSKLKKSGQPRNVICEITGHARESSLDDYHEIDENHRKELSHIISGYKEVPNENQVSEVSRQNTANEASNQEIAVQHKRTPLVPIYHVHQQGQMHQAMGSNPGFQPAEFSGFPPRFPLQSQYRMEAFSCAAPVPSQN, via the coding sequence GGCTATTCAAGCTTTGGTTGTCCAAGCGACCCGAAGGAATGAAGAACACAGGGCCACTCTATCTTAGCATCATAAATCGTCCTAAATCAGCAGATTTTTGGTACACCAAAGTTCGAATGGGACAAATCACCATCGGCAATTTAATAAAATCCATGGCCTCCTGTCTCAGGACGAATAAGAAGCTGACGAACCACAGCATGAAGAAAACATTGGTATCAAAACTGAAGAAGTCTGGTCAACCGCGCAATGTTATCTGTGAAATAACAGGCCATGCACGTGAATCTTCGTTAGACGACTACCATGAAATAGACGAGAATCACAGGAAAGAACTGTCTCACATTATCAGTGGATATAAAGAAGTGCCAAACGAAAATCAAGTAAGCGAAGTCTCCCGCCAAAATACTGCAAATGAAGCCTCAAATCAAGAGATTGCAGTGCAACATAAACGAACACCTCTGGTTCCTATTTATCACGTCCATCAACAAGGCCAAATGCATCAGGCCATGGGCTCCAATCCTGGTTTTCAGCCGGCTGAATTTTCAGGATTTCCACCACGTTTTCCGTTGCAGTCACAGTACCGCATGGAAGCCTTCAGTTGTGCTGCTCCCGTTCCATCGCAGAATTAG